One Mycolicibacterium fortuitum subsp. fortuitum genomic window carries:
- a CDS encoding SDR family NAD(P)-dependent oxidoreductase, producing MSRVAVVTGGASGMGEATCHELGRRGHQVAVLDVNADAAQRVTDDLRSTGITAFAVGADITDRAAVEESFGKVRSELGPVGILVTSAGMFGYASFADITEQSWAQMIEVNLSGTFRCCQVALPDMVEAGWGRIVMISSSSAQRGTPFAAHYAASKGALLTLTKSLAREYAAHGITVNNIPPSGIETPMQHQSQAAGYLPSNETIAANIPLGRLGTGADIAAAVGFLCSEEAGFITGQTLGVNGGAVM from the coding sequence ATGAGCAGAGTGGCCGTGGTGACCGGCGGGGCATCGGGCATGGGCGAAGCGACGTGCCACGAGTTGGGCCGGCGCGGTCATCAGGTCGCCGTGCTCGACGTCAATGCCGATGCCGCACAACGGGTCACCGACGATCTTCGGTCGACCGGGATCACCGCCTTCGCGGTCGGCGCCGACATCACCGATCGGGCCGCGGTGGAAGAGTCCTTCGGCAAGGTACGCAGCGAACTCGGGCCGGTCGGCATCCTGGTGACCAGCGCGGGGATGTTCGGGTACGCCTCGTTCGCCGACATCACCGAACAATCCTGGGCACAGATGATCGAGGTGAACCTGAGCGGGACGTTCCGCTGCTGCCAGGTGGCACTGCCGGACATGGTCGAAGCGGGATGGGGCCGCATCGTGATGATCTCGTCGTCGAGCGCCCAGCGCGGCACCCCGTTCGCGGCCCACTATGCCGCCTCCAAAGGTGCGCTGTTGACCCTGACGAAATCGCTGGCTCGCGAATACGCCGCCCACGGCATCACGGTCAACAACATCCCGCCCTCGGGTATCGAGACACCCATGCAGCACCAGTCCCAAGCCGCGGGCTACCTGCCGTCCAACGAGACGATCGCCGCCAACATCCCGCTGGGCCGACTCGGCACCGGAGCCGATATCGCTGCCGCCGTCGGGTTCCTGTGTTCCGAGGAGGCCGGCTTCATCACCGGCCAAACCCTGGGCGTCAACGGCGGCGCAGTGATGTAG
- a CDS encoding ferredoxin--NADP reductase, with amino-acid sequence METSTTSRAESADVIDTDGFVPLRVKQVVQETCDAVSLVFDIPEPSKVRFRYLAGQFITMRVTINGAEHRRCYSMSSSPAVESDLRITVKRDRDGLVSNWINDAVRAGDTLHVSAPEGRFVLAAAEHDIVTFAGGSGITPVFSLVHSTLAATDRRARLFYANRDLDSVIFRKALAELSDTHNGRLEVHHHLDDLDGVVSPQHIADFVGSAPPEDHTNSDYFVCGPAPFMDTVEQVLLDAGIPKQQVHLERFSIAAIPPADAAEPAVTEEVTIQLGRTTVTAPYRAGNTLLQTARLAGLKAPSSCETGSCGTCMAQVVEGSARMVNNDALDDDEVAEGWVVTCQALPTSRTVRVVYE; translated from the coding sequence ATGGAGACTTCCACAACGTCCCGCGCGGAATCCGCCGACGTGATCGACACCGACGGGTTCGTCCCGTTGCGGGTCAAGCAGGTGGTGCAGGAGACCTGCGATGCGGTGTCCCTGGTGTTCGACATCCCGGAGCCGAGCAAGGTCCGGTTCCGTTATCTGGCAGGCCAATTCATCACCATGCGGGTGACGATCAACGGGGCCGAACATCGTCGTTGTTACTCGATGTCGTCGTCGCCGGCGGTCGAATCCGATCTGCGGATCACCGTCAAGCGTGATCGCGACGGCCTGGTCTCCAACTGGATCAACGACGCCGTGCGCGCCGGGGACACCCTGCATGTCTCGGCGCCCGAGGGACGCTTCGTCCTCGCCGCGGCCGAACACGACATCGTCACCTTCGCCGGCGGCAGCGGCATCACCCCGGTGTTCTCGCTGGTGCATTCGACCCTGGCCGCCACCGACCGCAGGGCCCGACTGTTCTACGCCAACCGCGATCTGGACTCCGTGATCTTCCGGAAGGCATTGGCTGAACTGAGCGACACCCACAACGGGCGCCTTGAGGTACACCACCACCTCGACGACCTCGACGGCGTCGTCTCGCCGCAACACATCGCGGATTTCGTCGGCAGCGCCCCACCAGAGGATCACACGAATTCCGACTACTTCGTGTGCGGCCCCGCTCCTTTCATGGACACCGTCGAACAGGTCCTGCTCGATGCCGGGATCCCGAAGCAGCAGGTGCATCTGGAGCGGTTCAGCATCGCCGCCATCCCGCCTGCCGATGCGGCCGAGCCCGCGGTAACCGAAGAGGTGACGATCCAGCTGGGCCGTACCACCGTCACCGCGCCGTATCGTGCGGGCAACACCCTGCTTCAGACCGCCCGGCTTGCCGGCTTGAAAGCACCGTCGTCATGCGAAACCGGTTCGTGCGGAACCTGTATGGCTCAAGTCGTCGAGGGCAGTGCGCGCATGGTCAACAACGACGCCCTCGATGACGACGAGGTCGCCGAGGGCTGGGTGGTGACGTGCCAGGCACTGCCGACCAGCCGCACAGTAAGGGTGGTGTACGAATGA
- a CDS encoding aromatic ring-hydroxylating oxygenase subunit alpha produces MARFPKPAEGSWTQHYPELGTGPVSYEDSISPEIYELERKAIFKRAWLNVGRVEQLSRKGSYFTREMKAANTSIIVVRGKSGEVKAFHNVCRHRGNKLVWDDMPLEETSGVCRQFTCKYHAWRYDLDGELTFVQQESEFFDLDKSRYGLVPVHCEVWEGFIFVNFAGHAEAPEQSLREFLGPMITGLEGYPFDKMTSRFTYRSEVKANWKLYMDAFQEFYHAPILHANQSPTAYSKAAAEAGFEAPHYRIEGPHRLVSTSGVRAWEMADEMRKPIEDICQSGLFGPWEKPDLGEMPPGLNPAKCDPWGLDSFQLFPNFVMLFWGQGWYLTYHYWPTSFNTHTFECTLYFPQPRTPRERLAQELAAVSFKEYGLQDANTLEATQSSIETRVVDEFLLCDQEILLRHLHKETAAWIDDYQRKTAGV; encoded by the coding sequence ATGGCTCGGTTTCCCAAGCCGGCAGAAGGCAGCTGGACGCAGCACTACCCGGAGCTGGGCACCGGCCCGGTGTCGTACGAAGATTCGATCAGCCCCGAGATCTACGAACTGGAGCGCAAGGCGATCTTCAAACGTGCGTGGCTCAATGTCGGACGGGTCGAACAACTTTCACGCAAGGGCAGCTACTTCACCCGGGAGATGAAGGCGGCCAACACCTCGATCATCGTGGTGCGCGGCAAGTCCGGCGAGGTGAAGGCCTTCCACAACGTCTGCCGCCACCGCGGCAACAAGCTGGTGTGGGACGACATGCCACTGGAGGAGACCAGCGGCGTGTGCCGGCAGTTCACCTGCAAATACCACGCGTGGCGTTACGACCTGGACGGCGAGCTCACCTTCGTCCAGCAGGAGTCCGAGTTCTTCGACCTCGACAAGAGCCGTTACGGCCTGGTGCCGGTGCACTGCGAGGTATGGGAGGGCTTCATCTTCGTCAACTTCGCCGGCCATGCCGAAGCGCCCGAACAATCCCTCCGCGAATTCCTCGGCCCGATGATCACGGGACTGGAGGGCTACCCCTTCGACAAGATGACCTCGCGATTCACCTATCGCTCTGAGGTCAAGGCGAATTGGAAGCTCTACATGGACGCCTTCCAGGAGTTCTATCACGCACCCATCCTGCACGCGAACCAGTCTCCGACCGCCTATTCGAAGGCCGCCGCGGAGGCCGGATTCGAGGCACCGCACTACCGGATCGAAGGGCCGCACCGGCTGGTGAGCACGTCCGGGGTGAGGGCCTGGGAGATGGCCGACGAGATGCGCAAACCCATCGAAGACATCTGTCAGAGCGGGCTTTTCGGCCCATGGGAAAAACCGGATCTCGGCGAGATGCCGCCCGGGCTGAACCCGGCCAAGTGCGATCCGTGGGGGCTCGACTCGTTCCAGTTGTTCCCCAACTTCGTCATGCTGTTCTGGGGCCAGGGCTGGTATCTGACGTACCACTACTGGCCGACGTCGTTCAACACACACACCTTCGAATGCACGCTCTACTTCCCACAGCCGCGCACACCACGCGAGCGGCTGGCCCAGGAACTGGCCGCCGTCTCCTTCAAGGAGTACGGCCTGCAGGACGCCAACACCCTTGAGGCGACCCAGAGCTCGATCGAGACCCGGGTGGTCGACGAGTTCCTGCTCTGCGACCAGGAGATCCTGCTTCGCCATCTGCACAAGGAGACCGCGGCGTGGATCGACGACTACCAGCGCAAGACAGCGGGGGTATGA
- a CDS encoding MarR family winged helix-turn-helix transcriptional regulator has protein sequence MDLTENTLWWLKQAFYFSLTEVNESVKEHGVTTAQIGVLRQLANQPGLSGAELARRLLITPQGVQLALTALEKRGLVERKQDPQHGRILQVFLTDEGRAVASAVVADAVAAHERVFGVLSDDEQEQLKTLLRRVIEQGTGHTPHSDHIDP, from the coding sequence ATGGACCTCACCGAGAACACCTTGTGGTGGCTCAAGCAGGCCTTCTACTTCTCGCTGACCGAGGTGAACGAGTCGGTCAAGGAGCACGGCGTCACCACTGCCCAGATCGGCGTCCTGCGCCAGTTGGCCAATCAACCGGGCCTGTCCGGCGCCGAGTTGGCCCGTCGGCTGTTGATCACCCCGCAAGGTGTGCAGCTCGCGCTCACCGCACTCGAGAAGCGTGGCCTGGTCGAGCGCAAGCAGGATCCCCAACACGGACGCATCCTGCAGGTCTTCCTCACCGACGAGGGCCGGGCGGTGGCCTCCGCGGTCGTCGCCGATGCGGTTGCCGCTCATGAGCGGGTGTTCGGCGTGCTCAGCGATGACGAGCAGGAACAACTGAAGACCCTGCTGCGTCGGGTGATCGAGCAGGGAACGGGCCACACGCCGCACTCCGACCACATCGACCCGTAG
- a CDS encoding TauD/TfdA dioxygenase family protein produces MSVLTINKLTASVGAEVVGVDPERLGSDDSLGDAVLDALEDNGVLVFHGLHLNPEAQVAFSQRLGEIDRSADGHHPVSGIYPITLDKTKNKAAEYLKATFDWHIDGCTPMHDECPQKATVLSALQVAARGGETEFANTYAAYDSLDEAEKERYSRLRVVHSLEASQRRVYPDPTPDQLSRWQARPTHENPLVWTHRNGRKSLVLGASADYIVGMDRDEGRALLAELLAHATTPDKVYSHKWSVGDTVIWDNQGVLHRAAPYEPNSPRHMLRTTVLGDEPIR; encoded by the coding sequence ATGAGTGTGCTGACCATCAACAAGCTGACCGCTTCGGTGGGCGCCGAAGTTGTCGGCGTCGACCCCGAGCGCCTGGGGTCCGACGACAGCTTGGGGGACGCGGTGCTGGATGCGCTGGAGGACAACGGGGTGTTGGTGTTCCACGGCCTGCACCTGAATCCCGAAGCCCAGGTGGCATTCTCGCAGCGGCTGGGTGAGATCGACCGCTCGGCCGACGGCCATCACCCGGTATCGGGCATCTATCCCATCACGCTGGACAAGACCAAGAACAAGGCTGCCGAATACCTCAAGGCGACATTCGACTGGCATATCGACGGTTGCACGCCCATGCACGACGAATGCCCCCAGAAGGCGACGGTGCTGTCAGCCTTGCAAGTGGCCGCGCGAGGAGGAGAAACCGAGTTCGCCAACACCTATGCGGCCTACGACTCACTCGACGAGGCCGAGAAGGAGCGCTACAGCAGGCTGCGGGTGGTCCACTCCCTGGAAGCCTCTCAGCGGCGGGTCTATCCGGACCCGACACCCGATCAGCTGAGCCGTTGGCAAGCCCGCCCGACGCATGAGAACCCGCTGGTCTGGACGCACCGCAATGGGCGAAAGTCATTGGTACTCGGCGCTTCAGCGGACTACATCGTCGGGATGGATCGCGACGAGGGACGCGCGCTGCTCGCCGAACTCCTGGCCCATGCGACCACCCCCGACAAGGTCTACAGCCACAAGTGGTCGGTCGGTGACACCGTGATCTGGGACAACCAGGGCGTACTGCACCGCGCCGCACCCTACGAGCCCAACTCCCCCCGGCACATGCTGCGCACCACAGTGCTCGGCGACGAGCCGATCCGGTAA
- a CDS encoding alpha/beta hydrolase — MTARPDRRYPAPTLADRARWLLKATPADHMLALSVASASLPVVGKHLEPFGAVAAMSVWGFRHLPEFVTNSAKSWWAPGNSELRKAEREQTNAVAQEGLRGVVPAADLAIDWPVPDSMPPLWHTAEYRRDVYRTSVRYGDDPAQLLDVWRPKHLPAEPAPVLLFVPGGAWVHGGRILQGYALLSHLARQGWVCLSIDYRVAPHHRWPRHITDVKAAIAWARANVDKFGGDRNFVAIAGCSAGGHLAALAGLTPNHPDLQGDLPDNADTRVDAVIGIYGRYDWEDRSTEERVRFVDFLERVVVGRKLDRHPEIYRQASPIAQIHPDAPPFLVIHGTGDSVIPVAQARSFVERLKAVSRSVVGYIELPGAGHAFDMTDGARTGAMVTAIGLFLNQIHRNRAIDRDKAVI; from the coding sequence ATGACGGCACGACCGGATCGCCGGTACCCCGCACCGACGCTCGCTGATCGGGCGCGATGGTTGCTGAAGGCGACTCCCGCTGACCATATGCTGGCACTGAGTGTCGCATCGGCTTCGCTGCCGGTGGTGGGCAAGCACCTGGAACCGTTCGGGGCCGTGGCGGCGATGAGCGTATGGGGTTTCCGTCACTTGCCCGAGTTCGTGACAAACTCGGCGAAGTCTTGGTGGGCTCCGGGAAACAGCGAGCTCCGCAAGGCTGAGCGCGAGCAGACCAACGCTGTCGCGCAGGAAGGTCTGCGCGGTGTGGTGCCCGCCGCCGACCTGGCCATCGACTGGCCGGTCCCGGACAGCATGCCGCCGTTGTGGCATACCGCCGAGTACCGGCGCGACGTCTACCGGACCTCGGTGCGCTACGGCGACGACCCGGCGCAGCTGCTCGATGTGTGGCGGCCCAAGCACCTACCCGCCGAACCCGCACCCGTGCTGCTGTTCGTGCCCGGTGGCGCTTGGGTGCACGGCGGCCGGATTCTGCAGGGCTACGCGCTGTTGTCGCATCTGGCGCGACAGGGCTGGGTGTGCCTGTCCATCGACTACCGGGTGGCCCCACACCACCGGTGGCCGCGCCACATCACCGACGTCAAGGCGGCGATCGCCTGGGCGCGCGCCAACGTCGACAAGTTCGGCGGTGACCGCAACTTCGTCGCCATCGCGGGCTGCTCGGCCGGTGGTCACCTCGCGGCGCTGGCGGGCCTGACCCCGAATCATCCTGATCTACAGGGCGATCTGCCGGACAACGCGGACACCCGCGTCGACGCTGTTATCGGCATCTACGGTCGCTACGACTGGGAGGACCGTTCCACCGAGGAGAGAGTCCGGTTCGTCGACTTCCTGGAACGAGTCGTGGTGGGCCGCAAGCTCGACCGGCATCCCGAGATCTACCGGCAGGCCTCACCGATCGCCCAGATCCACCCCGATGCGCCACCGTTCCTGGTCATTCACGGAACCGGCGACAGTGTCATCCCGGTGGCGCAGGCCCGCAGTTTCGTCGAGCGGCTCAAGGCGGTGTCCCGGTCGGTCGTCGGCTACATTGAACTACCGGGGGCCGGGCACGCCTTCGACATGACCGACGGTGCCCGGACAGGGGCCATGGTCACCGCAATTGGCTTGTTCCTCAACCAAATTCATCGAAACAGGGCGATTGACCGGGATAAAGCGGTTATATAG
- a CDS encoding WS/DGAT/MGAT family O-acyltransferase, producing MKRLSGWDAFLLYTETPNVHMHTLKIAVIALDDLGDRTFGIDEFREVIRGRLHKLDPFRYQLVDIPFKFHHPMWRENCDVDLEYHVRPWRVRAPGGRRELDEAIGEIGSTQLDRSRPLWEMYFVEGLANGRIAVVGKIHHALADGVASANLLARGMDLSDGPQRDDDSYATDPAPSSGELVRSAFADHMRQLGRLPATVRYTAQGFGRVRRSHRKLSPELTRPFTPPPSFMNHILDEKRLFATATLALADVKETSKKLGVTINDLVLAMSSGALRKLSLKYDGKADHPLLASVPMSFDFSPDRISGNRFSGVLVALPVDIADTAERVQRAHEAAALAKESHQLIGPELIARWAAYMPPAPVEAAFKWLSNKDGQNKVLNLNISNVPGPRERGKVGGATVTEIYSVGPITTGSGLNITVWSYVDQLNISVLSDDATVEDPHEVTDGMVEEFREIRRVAGLSDKLTVVESAMPQ from the coding sequence GTGAAACGGTTGAGTGGGTGGGACGCGTTCCTGCTTTACACAGAGACGCCCAACGTGCACATGCACACGTTGAAGATCGCGGTCATCGCGCTCGACGACTTGGGGGACCGGACTTTCGGGATCGACGAGTTTCGTGAGGTGATCCGCGGACGTCTGCACAAGCTCGACCCGTTCCGCTATCAGCTGGTCGACATCCCGTTCAAATTCCACCACCCCATGTGGCGGGAGAACTGCGACGTCGATCTCGAATACCACGTCCGGCCCTGGCGAGTGCGCGCGCCCGGTGGTCGCCGTGAGCTCGACGAGGCCATCGGCGAGATCGGCTCCACCCAGCTGGACCGCAGCCGGCCACTGTGGGAGATGTACTTCGTCGAGGGCCTGGCGAACGGGCGCATCGCTGTGGTCGGCAAGATTCACCATGCGCTGGCCGACGGCGTTGCCTCGGCGAACCTGCTGGCCCGCGGCATGGACCTGAGCGACGGCCCGCAGCGCGACGACGATTCGTACGCCACCGACCCCGCACCCAGCAGTGGTGAGCTGGTGCGATCGGCGTTCGCAGATCACATGCGCCAGTTGGGCCGGTTGCCTGCGACGGTCCGCTACACCGCGCAGGGCTTCGGCCGCGTGCGGCGCAGCCATCGCAAGCTGTCGCCGGAACTGACCCGGCCCTTCACTCCGCCGCCCAGCTTCATGAACCACATCCTCGACGAGAAACGGCTGTTCGCGACAGCCACGCTGGCGTTGGCCGACGTCAAGGAGACGAGCAAGAAGCTCGGGGTCACGATCAACGATCTGGTGCTGGCGATGTCGTCGGGGGCGCTGCGCAAGTTGTCGCTGAAATACGACGGCAAGGCCGATCATCCGCTGTTGGCCTCGGTGCCGATGAGCTTCGACTTCTCTCCGGACCGGATTTCGGGCAACCGTTTCAGTGGGGTCCTGGTGGCGCTGCCGGTGGACATCGCCGATACCGCCGAGCGGGTCCAGCGGGCGCACGAGGCCGCGGCCCTGGCCAAGGAAAGCCATCAGTTGATCGGCCCGGAACTGATCGCGCGCTGGGCCGCGTACATGCCGCCTGCCCCGGTCGAGGCCGCCTTCAAATGGCTGTCGAACAAGGACGGCCAGAACAAGGTGCTCAACCTCAACATCTCGAATGTGCCGGGCCCGCGGGAACGTGGCAAGGTCGGCGGCGCCACCGTCACCGAGATCTATTCGGTCGGCCCCATCACCACCGGCAGCGGACTCAACATCACGGTGTGGAGCTATGTCGACCAGCTGAACATCTCGGTGCTCTCTGACGACGCCACCGTTGAGGATCCGCACGAGGTCACCGACGGCATGGTCGAAGAGTTCCGCGAGATACGCAGAGTGGCAGGGCTTTCCGACAAGCTGACGGTTGTCGAGTCCGCGATGCCGCAATAG
- a CDS encoding metal-dependent hydrolase family protein codes for MTQADTTTVLRAARWVDVVAGRVRAPAVVVIEGNRITAVNPDGPLPESAAVIDLGDVTLLPGLMDMELNLLIGGPGNPGGLPTPMHGVQDDPAYRTLRGAVNARTTLDAGFTTVRNLGLMVKTGGYLLDVALQRAIDQGWHQGPRIYPAGHAVTPYGGHLDPTVFQRLAPGIMPLSVAEGIANGVPDVIACVRYQIRHGAKLIKVSASGGVMSHSTAPGAQQYSDAEFAAIADEAHRAGVKVAAHAVGDTAIQACIRAGIDCIEHGFLASDETIQMMVDHGTFLVSTTYLTDAMAVDRIAPELRKKALEVFPRAKSMLPKAIAAGVRIACGTDAPAIPHGENAKELCALVERGMTPMQALQAATVVAAELVDAADDLGRLAPGYLADIIAVAGDPSLDISTTLDVGFVMKDGVIHKRTVR; via the coding sequence GTGACGCAGGCCGATACGACGACGGTCCTGCGCGCCGCCCGGTGGGTGGACGTGGTGGCCGGCCGGGTCCGGGCCCCGGCGGTCGTGGTCATCGAGGGCAACCGGATCACCGCCGTGAACCCCGACGGCCCGCTGCCCGAGTCGGCCGCCGTCATCGACCTGGGCGACGTCACCCTGTTGCCCGGGCTGATGGACATGGAGCTCAACCTGCTGATCGGCGGCCCGGGTAATCCAGGAGGCCTGCCGACCCCGATGCACGGGGTACAGGACGACCCGGCCTACCGGACGCTGCGTGGAGCCGTCAACGCCCGCACCACCCTGGACGCGGGCTTCACCACCGTCCGCAACCTGGGTCTGATGGTCAAGACCGGCGGTTACCTGCTCGACGTCGCATTGCAGCGCGCGATCGACCAGGGCTGGCACCAGGGACCGCGCATCTATCCGGCCGGCCACGCCGTCACCCCCTACGGCGGGCACCTCGATCCCACGGTGTTCCAGCGGCTGGCGCCGGGCATCATGCCGCTGTCGGTGGCCGAGGGCATCGCCAACGGGGTGCCCGACGTCATCGCGTGCGTCCGCTACCAGATCCGCCACGGCGCCAAGCTGATCAAGGTGTCGGCCTCCGGTGGCGTGATGTCACACAGCACCGCCCCGGGCGCCCAGCAGTACTCCGATGCCGAGTTCGCCGCGATCGCCGACGAGGCCCACCGCGCGGGCGTCAAGGTCGCCGCCCATGCCGTCGGCGACACCGCCATCCAGGCCTGCATCCGCGCCGGCATCGACTGCATCGAACACGGCTTCCTGGCAAGCGACGAGACCATCCAGATGATGGTCGACCACGGCACCTTCCTGGTGTCCACCACCTACCTCACCGACGCGATGGCCGTCGACCGGATCGCCCCCGAGCTGCGCAAAAAGGCACTCGAGGTCTTCCCGCGAGCAAAATCCATGCTGCCCAAGGCCATTGCCGCCGGAGTACGCATCGCATGTGGCACCGATGCACCGGCCATCCCGCACGGCGAGAACGCCAAGGAGTTGTGCGCACTGGTGGAGCGCGGCATGACCCCGATGCAGGCCCTGCAGGCCGCCACGGTGGTGGCCGCGGAATTGGTCGATGCCGCCGACGATCTGGGCCGGCTGGCACCGGGGTACCTGGCCGACATCATCGCGGTGGCCGGTGATCCCAGCCTGGACATCTCGACGACGCTCGATGTCGGGTTCGTGATGAAGGACGGAGTGATCCACAAGAGGACGGTGCGCTAG
- a CDS encoding aromatic ring-hydroxylating oxygenase subunit alpha — translation MATKWPKPAEGSWTEHYPDLGTGPIPFRDSISEEFYALEREAIFKRAWLNVGRVEETPEAGSYITRQIEAADASLLLVRDHDGHIRAFHNLCRRRGHALVPPDFRATELRSTGDEFECSHCGWRYSLDGRLISLPDADRFADLDTADYGLVEVHCDVWAGFVFVNFDREPRQSLRDFLGPMVTALDGYPFDKLTERYDWVAHNNSNWKIFADAFQEYYHVPSLHTQQVPPEVRDPNAGFTCGHFQLDGPHRLVSTAGTRRWLLAPEYMYPIERATQSGLVGPWRTPDIGELPMHGLNPGNIEPWGITNFQIFPNLEILIYGGWYLLYRYWPTSHNTHRYEAFTYFHPARTVRERIEHEVAAVVLKEFALQDAGMLGGTQAALEYDVIDDYPLNDQEILVRHLHKMAVEWVGDYQRDRAPAGA, via the coding sequence ATGGCAACCAAGTGGCCCAAGCCGGCTGAGGGATCCTGGACCGAGCACTATCCCGATCTGGGCACGGGGCCGATCCCGTTCCGGGACTCCATCTCCGAAGAGTTCTATGCCCTGGAACGGGAGGCCATCTTCAAGCGGGCTTGGCTCAACGTCGGCCGCGTCGAAGAGACGCCCGAGGCAGGCAGCTACATCACCCGACAGATCGAAGCCGCCGACGCGTCGCTGCTCTTGGTGCGCGACCATGACGGCCATATCCGCGCCTTCCACAACCTGTGCCGCAGACGAGGACACGCGCTGGTGCCCCCGGACTTCCGCGCCACCGAATTGCGCAGCACCGGCGACGAATTCGAATGTAGCCACTGTGGATGGCGCTACAGCCTGGACGGGCGGCTGATCTCGCTGCCCGACGCGGACCGCTTCGCCGACCTCGACACCGCCGACTACGGACTGGTCGAAGTCCACTGCGACGTGTGGGCGGGCTTCGTGTTCGTCAACTTCGACCGCGAGCCGCGCCAGAGCCTGCGCGACTTCCTCGGCCCCATGGTGACCGCCCTCGACGGCTATCCGTTCGACAAACTCACCGAGCGATACGACTGGGTGGCACACAACAACAGCAACTGGAAGATCTTCGCCGACGCCTTCCAGGAGTACTACCACGTACCGTCGCTGCACACCCAGCAGGTACCGCCCGAGGTGCGGGATCCCAACGCCGGCTTCACCTGTGGGCACTTTCAGCTCGACGGACCACATCGCCTCGTGTCGACGGCCGGCACGCGACGATGGCTGCTGGCGCCGGAATACATGTACCCGATCGAGCGCGCCACCCAGAGTGGACTGGTGGGTCCGTGGCGCACCCCCGACATCGGCGAACTGCCGATGCACGGACTCAACCCCGGCAACATCGAGCCATGGGGAATCACCAACTTCCAGATCTTCCCCAACCTGGAGATTCTGATCTACGGCGGTTGGTATCTGCTCTACCGCTACTGGCCGACCTCGCACAACACCCACCGCTACGAGGCGTTCACCTACTTCCATCCGGCCCGCACCGTGCGAGAACGGATCGAGCACGAAGTGGCCGCCGTGGTGCTCAAGGAATTCGCACTGCAGGACGCCGGAATGCTCGGCGGAACCCAGGCCGCGCTCGAGTACGACGTCATCGACGACTATCCGCTCAACGATCAGGAGATCCTGGTGCGGCACTTGCACAAGATGGCAGTCGAGTGGGTCGGGGACTACCAGCGTGACCGCGCACCGGCGGGGGCGTGA
- a CDS encoding ferredoxin, producing MRVEVDLDRCEGNAICVKLAPHLFQLDEDDYSVVQLDPVPAELEEVAARAIEECPRAALRRG from the coding sequence GTGCGCGTCGAAGTCGACCTGGATCGCTGTGAAGGCAACGCCATCTGCGTGAAGCTCGCACCGCACCTGTTCCAACTCGACGAGGACGACTACTCGGTGGTCCAGCTCGATCCGGTGCCGGCCGAGCTGGAAGAGGTCGCTGCCCGTGCGATCGAGGAATGCCCGCGGGCGGCGCTCCGTCGCGGTTAG
- a CDS encoding DUF6891 domain-containing protein, with amino-acid sequence MSNRGSETGGLAELKEELRLRLVAGFWDYDDLLQWASDSEVVRPADAAALLRSMWDERLAEQAAWTDTGDYGRLKDTFTQLQSEGILARMCFSCCVTCATSEIDHERTLHPDPPDWYRYREWAYTYFHEQDALRLGESPPQLVLGYSAFRAHPDLPEALVRASYDGDAAAADEVKERTDTMVGQRIVAVAESFGLTTYWSGSRHERIEAQIDQWRKPLPPRLAQEATRRRPAPRRWLGSLLKPRGGTS; translated from the coding sequence GTGAGCAACAGGGGATCGGAGACCGGCGGCCTCGCCGAGCTGAAGGAAGAGCTAAGGCTCCGGTTGGTGGCCGGGTTCTGGGACTACGACGACTTACTCCAATGGGCATCTGACTCCGAAGTGGTGCGGCCGGCTGACGCGGCTGCCCTGCTGCGGTCGATGTGGGATGAGCGTTTGGCCGAACAAGCCGCGTGGACGGACACCGGTGATTACGGCCGCCTGAAGGACACGTTCACCCAACTGCAGTCCGAGGGCATTCTGGCCCGCATGTGCTTCTCGTGCTGCGTGACGTGCGCGACCAGCGAGATCGACCACGAGCGCACCCTCCATCCGGATCCGCCGGACTGGTATCGCTACCGGGAGTGGGCCTACACCTACTTTCACGAGCAGGATGCCCTGCGGCTCGGGGAGTCCCCACCGCAACTGGTTCTGGGGTACAGCGCTTTTCGTGCTCATCCGGACCTGCCGGAGGCGCTGGTGCGCGCATCATACGACGGCGATGCCGCAGCTGCCGATGAGGTCAAGGAACGCACCGACACCATGGTTGGTCAGCGAATCGTGGCAGTGGCCGAGAGCTTCGGCCTGACCACGTACTGGTCGGGATCACGGCACGAGCGAATCGAAGCGCAGATCGATCAGTGGCGTAAGCCGCTGCCGCCCCGACTGGCGCAGGAGGCAACCAGACGCCGGCCGGCGCCGAGGCGGTGGCTGGGAAGTCTGCTGAAGCCACGAGGTGGTACTTCCTAG